From one Bos indicus x Bos taurus breed Angus x Brahman F1 hybrid chromosome 7, Bos_hybrid_MaternalHap_v2.0, whole genome shotgun sequence genomic stretch:
- the WNT9A gene encoding protein Wnt-9a: protein MLDGPLLARWLAAAFALTLLLAALRPSAAYFGLTGSEPLTILPLTLEPEAVAQAHYKACDRLKLERKQRRMCRRDPGVAETLVEAVSMSALECQYQFRFERWNCTLEGRYRASLLKRGFKETAFLYAISSAGLTHALAKACSAGRMERCTCDEAPDLENREAWQWGGCGDNLKYSSKFVKEFLGRRSSKDLRARVDFHNNLVGVKVIKAGVETTCKCHGVSGSCTVRTCWRQLAPFHEVGKRLKHKYETALKVGSTTNEATGEAGAISPPRGRAAGAGGGDPLPRTPELVHLDDSPSFCVAGRFSPGTAGRRCHREKNCESICCGRGHNTQSRVVTRPCQCQVRWCCYVECRQCTQREEVYTCKG from the exons GCTGACGGGCAGTGAGCCCCTGACCATCCTCCCGCTGACCCTGGAGCCAGAAGCAGTTGCCCAGGCCCACTACAAGGCCTGTGACCGGCTGAAGCTGGAGCGCAAGCAGCGGCGCATGTGCCGCCGGGACCCCGGTGTGGCCGAGACGCTGGTGGAGGCGGTCAGCATGAGTGCCCTCGAGTGCCAGTACCAGTTCCGCTTTGAGCGCTGGAACTGCACCTTGGAGGGCCGCTACCGGGCCAGCCTCCTCAAGCGAG GCTTCAAGGAGACAGCCTTCCTTTACGCCATCTCCTCCGCTGGCCTGACGCACGCACTGGCCAAGGCTTGCAGCGCAGGCCGCATGGAACGCTGCACTTGCGATGAGGCGCCTGACTTGGAGAACCGGGAGGCCTGGCAGTGGGGCGGCTGCGGAGACAACCTCAAGTACAGCAGCAAGTTCGTCAAGGAGTTCCTGGGCCGGCGGTCTAGCAAGGATCTGCGAGCCCGCGTGGACTTCCACAACAACCTCGTGGGTGTGAAG GTGATCAAGGCTGGGGTGGAGACCACGTGCAAGTGCCATGGCGTGTCCGGCTCGTGCACCGTGCGGACGTGCTGGCGGCAGCTCGCGCCTTTCCACGAGGTGGGCAAGCGCCTGAAGCACAAGTACGAGACGGCCCTCAAGGTGGGCAGCACCACCAACGAGGCCACCGGCGAGGCCGGCGCCATCTCGCCGCCACGGGGCCGGGCCGCCGGGGCGGGCGGCGGCGATCCCCTGCCCCGCACGCCGGAGCTGGTGCACCTGGACGACTCCCCCAGCTTCTGCGTGGCTGGCCGCTTCTCCCCAGGCACTGCCGGCCGCAGGTGCCACCGTGAGAAGAACTGCGAGAGCATCTGCTGCGGGCGCGGCCACAACACACAGAGTCGGGTGGTGACCCGGCCTTGCCAGTGCCAGGTGCGCTGGTGCTGCTACGTGGAGTGCAGGCAGTGCACCCAGCGGGAGGAGGTCTACACCTGCAAGGGCTGA